One Mya arenaria isolate MELC-2E11 chromosome 5, ASM2691426v1 genomic window carries:
- the LOC128236145 gene encoding pregnancy-specific beta-1-glycoprotein 2-like isoform X2 has translation MEWYFSAFWMYMQIYIELGWACPLSSPRIFRRENSPVKLTLATSVNPQGLVNYQVFKDGRNLMTIAIYNGEVMDQDECVLADCTFTGNAANGDFSITLSNVQRASAGTYKLMAVITNDEKACTTLYVLGSPNQPTVSSTKIPSVGENVIVTCRSSSTTTPPNHGLSLSYEWTINGQTNPASARYTYSTSRHQLTISNVQKTDSTTVLQCSATEVVTNGYTSPESLGFTFNVLYGPDRPLLNVASPLTVWEGEVVQSFECTSDCWPGCNQKWMNAANVTIQHNGTLALGTGTRDETGLYVCVSENNATEYKKRNETSLMLIVEYAPDVVISQSTTIWTENNPLNIRCKATGVPAVYNYTGFVQLVGDVVISNSHAESPGVRDTISVNIPSLQLQDTGIYTCNVHNGIIGVNKQLIQTASKRITVRGIVNISKVFCERNKLRRRTITKHHRNHSLC, from the exons ATGGAGTGGTATTTCTCTGCTTTTTGGATgtatatgcaaatatatattg AATTGGGATGGGCATGTCCATTAAGTTCTCCTAGAATATTCAGAAGGGAAAATTCTCCTGTAAAACTTACCTTGGCGACATCTGTAAACCCTCAAGGATTGGTTAACTACCAAGTTTTTAAGGACGGCAGGAATTTAATGACCATTGCAATCTATAACGGCGAGGTTATGGATCAAGATGAATGCGTGCTTGCAGACTGTACGTTTACAGGAAATGCTGCCAACGGTGACTTTTCAATCACTCTTTCTAATGTACAGAGAGCGTCAGCAGGAACCTATAAACTCATGGCTGTCATAACCAACGATGAAAAGGCTTGCACGACACTTTATGTACTAG GATCACCAAACCAGCCTACAGTTTCGTCAACCAAGATCCCTTCCGTCGGGGAGAATGTCATTGTCACCTGCAGAAGTTCCTCCACAACCACACCGCCAAACCACGGGCTTAGTTTGTCATACGAATGGACAATTAATGGCCAGACAAACCCAGCATCCGCGCGTTACACATATTCCACATCCAGACACCAACTCACTATCTCCAATGTGCAGAAGACGGACAGCACCACTGTATTACAATGTTCGGCAACTGAAGTTGTTACAAACGGATACACTTCGCCCGAGAGCTTGGGATTTACATTCAACGTTCTGT ATGGCCCGGACAGACCACTTTTAAACGTTGCTTCCCCGTTGACTGTGTGGGAAGGGGAAGTAGTCCAAAGCTTCGAGTGTACTTCCGACTGTTGGCCTGGATGTAATCAGAAGTGGATGAACGCTGCAAATGTTACAATACAGCATAATGGCACACTTGCACTTGGAACAGGTACCAGGGACGAAACTGGACTATATGTATGCGTCTCAGAAAACAACGCCACAGAATACAAGAAAAGGAACGAGACGTCTTTGATGTTGATTGTCGAAT ATGCTCCTGATGTGGTAATTAGCCAGTCGACTACTATATGGACTGAAAACAACCCGCTTAATATTCGCTGCAAGGCAACAGGTGTGCCAGCTGTGTACAACTACACGGGCTTTGTGCAGCTTGTTGGTGATGTCGTGATCTCAAATAGTCACGCGGAAAGCCCTGGGGTTAGGGATACTATATCTGTCAACATCCCATCCCTCCAACTTCAAGATACCGGGATTTATACTTGCAACGTTCATAATGGGATCATTGGTGTCAACAAACAACTCATTCAGACAGCATCGAAAAGGATCACTGTCCGAGGTAttgttaa CATCTCCAAAGTTTTTTGTGAAAGAAACAAACTTCGCCGGAGAACCATCACGAAACATCATCGTAACCATTCCCTTTGTTAG
- the LOC128236145 gene encoding pregnancy-specific beta-1-glycoprotein 4-like isoform X3: MEWYFSAFWMYMQIYIGSPNQPTVSSTKIPSVGENVIVTCRSSSTTTPPNHGLSLSYEWTINGQTNPASARYTYSTSRHQLTISNVQKTDSTTVLQCSATEVVTNGYTSPESLGFTFNVLYGPDRPLLNVASPLTVWEGEVVQSFECTSDCWPGCNQKWMNAANVTIQHNGTLALGTGTRDETGLYVCVSENNATEYKKRNETSLMLIVEYAPDVVISQSTTIWTENNPLNIRCKATGVPAVYNYTGFVQLVGDVVISNSHAESPGVRDTISVNIPSLQLQDTGIYTCNVHNGIIGVNKQLIQTASKRITVRASPKFFVKETNFAGEPSRNIIVTIPFVSVPEYTTYTVIRKGGKPVSTNGKYTLQIKKDFVNALFYGKQVTLTGNVLKMIITDLSEEEFGIYNIQITNSIDTSNFSIHVTAASMDLFLTYL, encoded by the exons ATGGAGTGGTATTTCTCTGCTTTTTGGATgtatatgcaaatatatattg GATCACCAAACCAGCCTACAGTTTCGTCAACCAAGATCCCTTCCGTCGGGGAGAATGTCATTGTCACCTGCAGAAGTTCCTCCACAACCACACCGCCAAACCACGGGCTTAGTTTGTCATACGAATGGACAATTAATGGCCAGACAAACCCAGCATCCGCGCGTTACACATATTCCACATCCAGACACCAACTCACTATCTCCAATGTGCAGAAGACGGACAGCACCACTGTATTACAATGTTCGGCAACTGAAGTTGTTACAAACGGATACACTTCGCCCGAGAGCTTGGGATTTACATTCAACGTTCTGT ATGGCCCGGACAGACCACTTTTAAACGTTGCTTCCCCGTTGACTGTGTGGGAAGGGGAAGTAGTCCAAAGCTTCGAGTGTACTTCCGACTGTTGGCCTGGATGTAATCAGAAGTGGATGAACGCTGCAAATGTTACAATACAGCATAATGGCACACTTGCACTTGGAACAGGTACCAGGGACGAAACTGGACTATATGTATGCGTCTCAGAAAACAACGCCACAGAATACAAGAAAAGGAACGAGACGTCTTTGATGTTGATTGTCGAAT ATGCTCCTGATGTGGTAATTAGCCAGTCGACTACTATATGGACTGAAAACAACCCGCTTAATATTCGCTGCAAGGCAACAGGTGTGCCAGCTGTGTACAACTACACGGGCTTTGTGCAGCTTGTTGGTGATGTCGTGATCTCAAATAGTCACGCGGAAAGCCCTGGGGTTAGGGATACTATATCTGTCAACATCCCATCCCTCCAACTTCAAGATACCGGGATTTATACTTGCAACGTTCATAATGGGATCATTGGTGTCAACAAACAACTCATTCAGACAGCATCGAAAAGGATCACTGTCCGAG CATCTCCAAAGTTTTTTGTGAAAGAAACAAACTTCGCCGGAGAACCATCACGAAACATCATCGTAACCATTCCCTTTGTTAGCGTTCCTGAATACACCACCTACACTGTGATACGAAAAGGTGGAAAACCAGTTTCGACGAATGGAAAATATACTTTACAAATTAAGAAAGACTTTGTTAATGCTTTGTTCTACGGAAAACAAGTCACGCTGACTGGaaacgttttaaaaatgattatcaCCGACTTGTCCGAAGAAGAGTTTGGGATATACAACATACAGATTACCAATAGTATAGATACATCGAATTTCAGCATCCATGTTACGGCTGCAAGTATGgatttgtttttaacatatttatag
- the LOC128236145 gene encoding pregnancy-specific beta-1-glycoprotein 4-like isoform X1, with product MEWYFSAFWMYMQIYIELGWACPLSSPRIFRRENSPVKLTLATSVNPQGLVNYQVFKDGRNLMTIAIYNGEVMDQDECVLADCTFTGNAANGDFSITLSNVQRASAGTYKLMAVITNDEKACTTLYVLGSPNQPTVSSTKIPSVGENVIVTCRSSSTTTPPNHGLSLSYEWTINGQTNPASARYTYSTSRHQLTISNVQKTDSTTVLQCSATEVVTNGYTSPESLGFTFNVLYGPDRPLLNVASPLTVWEGEVVQSFECTSDCWPGCNQKWMNAANVTIQHNGTLALGTGTRDETGLYVCVSENNATEYKKRNETSLMLIVEYAPDVVISQSTTIWTENNPLNIRCKATGVPAVYNYTGFVQLVGDVVISNSHAESPGVRDTISVNIPSLQLQDTGIYTCNVHNGIIGVNKQLIQTASKRITVRASPKFFVKETNFAGEPSRNIIVTIPFVSVPEYTTYTVIRKGGKPVSTNGKYTLQIKKDFVNALFYGKQVTLTGNVLKMIITDLSEEEFGIYNIQITNSIDTSNFSIHVTAASMDLFLTYL from the exons ATGGAGTGGTATTTCTCTGCTTTTTGGATgtatatgcaaatatatattg AATTGGGATGGGCATGTCCATTAAGTTCTCCTAGAATATTCAGAAGGGAAAATTCTCCTGTAAAACTTACCTTGGCGACATCTGTAAACCCTCAAGGATTGGTTAACTACCAAGTTTTTAAGGACGGCAGGAATTTAATGACCATTGCAATCTATAACGGCGAGGTTATGGATCAAGATGAATGCGTGCTTGCAGACTGTACGTTTACAGGAAATGCTGCCAACGGTGACTTTTCAATCACTCTTTCTAATGTACAGAGAGCGTCAGCAGGAACCTATAAACTCATGGCTGTCATAACCAACGATGAAAAGGCTTGCACGACACTTTATGTACTAG GATCACCAAACCAGCCTACAGTTTCGTCAACCAAGATCCCTTCCGTCGGGGAGAATGTCATTGTCACCTGCAGAAGTTCCTCCACAACCACACCGCCAAACCACGGGCTTAGTTTGTCATACGAATGGACAATTAATGGCCAGACAAACCCAGCATCCGCGCGTTACACATATTCCACATCCAGACACCAACTCACTATCTCCAATGTGCAGAAGACGGACAGCACCACTGTATTACAATGTTCGGCAACTGAAGTTGTTACAAACGGATACACTTCGCCCGAGAGCTTGGGATTTACATTCAACGTTCTGT ATGGCCCGGACAGACCACTTTTAAACGTTGCTTCCCCGTTGACTGTGTGGGAAGGGGAAGTAGTCCAAAGCTTCGAGTGTACTTCCGACTGTTGGCCTGGATGTAATCAGAAGTGGATGAACGCTGCAAATGTTACAATACAGCATAATGGCACACTTGCACTTGGAACAGGTACCAGGGACGAAACTGGACTATATGTATGCGTCTCAGAAAACAACGCCACAGAATACAAGAAAAGGAACGAGACGTCTTTGATGTTGATTGTCGAAT ATGCTCCTGATGTGGTAATTAGCCAGTCGACTACTATATGGACTGAAAACAACCCGCTTAATATTCGCTGCAAGGCAACAGGTGTGCCAGCTGTGTACAACTACACGGGCTTTGTGCAGCTTGTTGGTGATGTCGTGATCTCAAATAGTCACGCGGAAAGCCCTGGGGTTAGGGATACTATATCTGTCAACATCCCATCCCTCCAACTTCAAGATACCGGGATTTATACTTGCAACGTTCATAATGGGATCATTGGTGTCAACAAACAACTCATTCAGACAGCATCGAAAAGGATCACTGTCCGAG CATCTCCAAAGTTTTTTGTGAAAGAAACAAACTTCGCCGGAGAACCATCACGAAACATCATCGTAACCATTCCCTTTGTTAGCGTTCCTGAATACACCACCTACACTGTGATACGAAAAGGTGGAAAACCAGTTTCGACGAATGGAAAATATACTTTACAAATTAAGAAAGACTTTGTTAATGCTTTGTTCTACGGAAAACAAGTCACGCTGACTGGaaacgttttaaaaatgattatcaCCGACTTGTCCGAAGAAGAGTTTGGGATATACAACATACAGATTACCAATAGTATAGATACATCGAATTTCAGCATCCATGTTACGGCTGCAAGTATGgatttgtttttaacatatttatag